Proteins encoded together in one Sulfitobacter pontiacus window:
- a CDS encoding D-alanyl-D-alanine carboxypeptidase/D-alanyl-D-alanine-endopeptidase — protein sequence MKTVLSRRLFLSTAAAAVVAPAAFAAPPTESLRPVLRGDDLFRQAIPSAQELIDKARLNGAVTFSLADAETGAVLEQNGPLDGMPPASVTKAITALYALDTLGAAHQFQTRIMATGGIVDGEVQGDLILVGGGDPTLDTDGLAKMADDLKAAGIIGVKGGLKIYERSLPVFPLIDADQPDHVGYNPAVSGLALNFNRVHFEWKRENGSYSVLMDGRSGSYRPDVAMAAMEISDRSAPVFAYRDAGTRDDWSVAKSALGNGGSRWLPVRKPGLYAGDIFKTLAGAQGIRLRDMALITSLPEGEVLVTRSSAPLRDILRDMLKYSNNLIAEMAGLSATVYRTGTPASLRASAAEMNVWAKANLGMDAPALVDHSGLGEDSRVTAQDMVTALVRVYGSGTLKPLLKSISLRDSKGRPVQDHPIKVEAKTGTLNFVSALAGYLTAPDGRVMAFAVFTADMPRRATLTRAQRERPEGGRAWNGRSKRLQQGLIERWGAFHVAADSASL from the coding sequence ATGAAAACTGTTTTATCCCGTCGTTTGTTTCTGAGTACCGCTGCGGCGGCTGTTGTGGCTCCAGCGGCCTTTGCGGCACCGCCAACTGAATCGCTGCGCCCCGTCTTGCGCGGGGACGATCTGTTCCGGCAGGCGATCCCCTCGGCGCAAGAGCTGATCGACAAGGCGCGGTTGAACGGGGCTGTGACCTTTAGTCTGGCGGATGCGGAAACCGGTGCGGTGCTGGAACAGAACGGCCCGCTTGACGGGATGCCCCCGGCGAGCGTGACCAAGGCGATTACCGCGCTTTACGCGCTGGATACCTTGGGCGCGGCGCATCAGTTTCAGACGCGCATCATGGCGACCGGTGGCATTGTGGACGGCGAAGTGCAGGGCGATCTGATCCTTGTGGGCGGGGGCGATCCGACGCTGGATACGGACGGGCTGGCCAAAATGGCCGATGACCTCAAGGCGGCGGGCATTATCGGCGTCAAAGGCGGGTTGAAGATTTACGAACGCAGCCTGCCGGTCTTCCCGTTGATTGATGCGGATCAGCCGGATCATGTGGGCTATAACCCCGCCGTGTCGGGGCTGGCGCTGAACTTTAACCGCGTCCACTTTGAATGGAAGCGCGAGAACGGCAGCTATTCGGTGCTGATGGACGGGCGGTCGGGGTCTTATCGCCCTGACGTGGCGATGGCCGCGATGGAGATCAGCGACCGCAGTGCGCCGGTCTTTGCCTATCGTGACGCAGGCACCCGCGATGACTGGAGCGTCGCGAAAAGTGCCTTGGGCAATGGGGGGTCGCGCTGGCTGCCGGTGCGCAAGCCGGGGCTGTATGCGGGCGATATCTTTAAGACGTTGGCTGGGGCACAGGGCATCCGTCTGCGCGACATGGCGTTGATCACCAGCTTGCCCGAGGGCGAGGTGCTGGTGACCCGTTCCAGCGCGCCGCTGCGCGATATCCTGCGCGATATGTTGAAGTATTCCAATAACTTGATCGCAGAGATGGCGGGGCTATCCGCCACGGTTTACCGCACGGGCACGCCCGCGTCACTGCGCGCGTCTGCGGCAGAGATGAACGTGTGGGCCAAGGCCAATCTGGGCATGGATGCACCCGCGCTGGTGGACCATTCGGGGTTGGGCGAAGACAGCCGCGTGACCGCGCAGGATATGGTGACGGCGCTGGTGCGGGTCTATGGATCGGGTACGTTGAAACCGTTGCTCAAGTCGATTTCCCTGCGCGATTCCAAGGGGCGGCCCGTGCAGGATCACCCGATCAAAGTCGAGGCGAAGACCGGCACGTTGAACTTTGTCTCGGCCTTGGCAGGGTATCTGACGGCACCGGACGGGCGGGTGATGGCCTTTGCCGTGTTCACCGCCGATATGCCCCGTCGCGCCACCCTGACCCGCGCACAACGCGAACGCCCCGAGGGGGGGCGGGCGTGGAACGGGCGCTCCAAACGGTTGCAGCAAGGGCTGATCGAACGCTGGGGGGCGTTCCATGTGGCTGCGGATTCGGCCTCTCTTTGA
- a CDS encoding tellurite resistance TerB family protein: protein MNDDTSLTLSAQDCLVAVMIAVSASDEDIRTTELLKIQTAVNMLPVFSGYDVDRISSVSSMVFDLFEQEDGLDALFGLIKGALPDRLNETAYALACDVAAADGTLDEAELRLLEEIRYELDLDRLHAAAIERGARARHVK, encoded by the coding sequence ATGAATGACGACACCTCCCTCACCCTCAGCGCGCAGGATTGCCTTGTCGCCGTGATGATCGCGGTTTCCGCATCAGACGAGGACATCCGCACCACCGAATTGCTCAAGATCCAGACGGCTGTAAACATGCTCCCCGTCTTTTCCGGCTATGATGTGGACCGCATCAGCTCTGTCAGCTCGATGGTGTTCGACCTGTTCGAACAGGAAGACGGGCTGGATGCCCTGTTCGGCCTGATCAAGGGCGCGCTGCCCGACCGGTTGAACGAAACGGCCTATGCGCTGGCCTGCGATGTGGCCGCGGCCGACGGCACGTTAGACGAGGCCGAATTACGTCTGCTGGAAGAAATCCGCTACGAGCTTGACCTCGACCGCCTGCACGCCGCCGCCATCGAACGCGGTGCCCGCGCCCGTCACGTCAAATAG
- a CDS encoding lysine--tRNA ligase has product MSQMREAALTSKAWPFEEARRVLKRYANKAPEKGYVLFETGYGPSGLPHIGTFGEVARTTMIRRAFEQISDIPTRLVCFSDDLDGMRKVPGNVPDPAALEEHLQRPLTSVPDPFGKYDSFGAHNNAMLRRFLDTFGFEYEFISATEFYGSGKFDEVLLRAAEKYDEIMEVMLKSLREERRQTYSIFLPIHPETGRVMYVPMKAVNAKEGTITFDDEDGTEMTLPLTGGNVKLQWKPDFGARWAALDVDFEMYGKDHSTNTPIYDKICRILGNRPPEHFTYELFLDQDGHKISKSSGNGLTIDEWLTYASAESLSYFMYLKPKTAKRMYFDVIPKAVDEYHQQLRAYETQDDKGKLNNPVWHIHGGDVPKSDMVVPFSMLLNLASVSSAEDKSQLWGFIQRYAPDATPEGNPGMDAAAEHAVRYYNDFVKPAKVFRAPSELEREALEDLRDQLKTWDGGLDAEALQTMVFAVGKERFDPLRDWFTALYEVLLGASQGPRFGGFIALYGVDETVALIDDALAGKLTTA; this is encoded by the coding sequence ATGTCGCAGATGCGTGAAGCAGCCCTAACCAGTAAAGCGTGGCCGTTCGAGGAAGCACGTCGGGTGTTGAAACGCTATGCAAACAAGGCCCCCGAGAAGGGGTACGTCTTGTTCGAGACCGGCTATGGCCCGTCGGGTCTGCCGCATATCGGGACCTTCGGCGAAGTTGCGCGCACGACGATGATCCGCCGCGCATTTGAGCAGATCAGCGACATTCCGACGCGGCTGGTGTGCTTTTCGGACGATCTGGACGGGATGCGCAAAGTGCCGGGTAACGTGCCCGACCCCGCCGCATTGGAAGAACATCTGCAGCGCCCGCTGACATCGGTGCCCGATCCTTTCGGCAAATACGACAGCTTTGGCGCGCATAACAACGCCATGCTGCGGCGTTTTCTGGATACCTTCGGGTTCGAGTACGAGTTTATCTCGGCCACGGAATTCTACGGCTCCGGCAAGTTCGACGAGGTGCTTTTGCGCGCTGCTGAAAAATATGACGAGATTATGGAAGTGATGCTCAAGTCGCTGCGCGAGGAGCGTCGGCAGACCTATTCGATCTTCCTGCCGATCCACCCTGAAACAGGGCGGGTGATGTATGTGCCGATGAAAGCGGTCAACGCCAAGGAAGGCACGATCACCTTCGACGATGAAGACGGCACCGAAATGACTCTGCCGCTGACCGGCGGCAATGTGAAGTTGCAGTGGAAGCCCGACTTTGGTGCCCGTTGGGCCGCCCTTGATGTCGACTTTGAGATGTACGGCAAGGATCACAGCACCAACACGCCGATCTATGACAAGATCTGCCGTATTCTGGGCAACCGCCCACCCGAGCATTTTACCTACGAGCTGTTCTTGGATCAGGACGGGCACAAGATCTCCAAGTCTTCGGGCAATGGTCTGACCATCGACGAATGGCTGACCTATGCCAGCGCGGAATCGCTGTCGTATTTCATGTACCTCAAGCCCAAGACGGCCAAGCGCATGTATTTCGACGTGATCCCCAAGGCGGTCGACGAATACCACCAGCAGCTGCGCGCCTATGAAACGCAGGACGACAAGGGCAAGCTGAATAACCCCGTTTGGCATATCCACGGGGGCGATGTGCCCAAGTCGGATATGGTTGTGCCCTTCTCGATGTTGCTGAACCTCGCGTCGGTCTCCTCGGCCGAGGACAAGTCGCAACTGTGGGGCTTTATCCAGCGGTATGCGCCGGATGCGACGCCCGAAGGCAACCCCGGTATGGATGCGGCGGCCGAGCATGCGGTGCGCTATTACAATGATTTCGTGAAACCCGCCAAAGTGTTCCGCGCCCCCTCCGAGCTGGAGCGGGAAGCCCTGGAAGACCTGCGGGACCAGCTGAAGACATGGGACGGCGGGCTGGATGCCGAGGCGTTGCAGACGATGGTTTTCGCCGTCGGGAAAGAGCGTTTCGACCCGCTGCGCGACTGGTTCACCGCGCTTTACGAAGTGTTGCTGGGCGCCAGCCAAGGTCCGCGTTTCGGCGGGTTCATCGCGCTGTATGGCGTGGATGAAACGGTCGCGCTGATCGACGATGCGTTGGCAGGCAAGCTGACCACGGCGTGA